The stretch of DNA GCTGGCCGTTCGAGATCAGCGAACCGAGCGACGGCTCGGTGATCGGCACGCCCAGCCCGAGGAAGGACAACGTGGCCTCCAGCGTGATCGCCGAGGCCACCTGCAGCGCCGCGATCACGATCAGCGGCGGCAGGCAGTTGGGCAGCAGGTGGCGGAACATGATGCGCGCGGGCGGCAGGCCCAGGCAGGTGGCGGCTTCGATGTACTCCTTGCGGCGTTCGACCAGCGCGGCGCTGCGCGTGGTGCGCGCATAGTAGGCCCACTGCACCGCGACCAGCGCGATCACGATATTGCCCAGCCCCGGGCGCAGGAAGGCCAGCAGGATCAGCGCCAGCAGGATCGGCGGGAACGACAGCTGCAGGTCCGCCACACGCATGATGAAGGCCTCGGTGCGCCCGCCCAGGAAGCCGGCCAGCAGGCCCAGCGTGGCGCCCAGCAGCAGCGCGATCAGGGTGCTGACCACGCCCACGCCGATGCTGATGCGCAGCCCGTACATCACCGCCGACAGGATGTCGCGGCCCTGCTCGTCCGAGCCCAGCAGGAAGGTCATGCCGCTGCCAGCCTGCTCGCCCGGCGCCAGGCGCGCGTCGAGCACGTCCAGCGTGGCCAGGTCATACGGGTTCTGCGGCGCCAGCCACGGCGCGAAGATGGCGATCAGGATGATGGTCACCAGCGTGGCCAGCCCGGCCACGGCGATCTTGCTGGCGAAGAACTCGGCGGCAAAGCGCCGCCACGGGGACTGCTCGCGCGCCGCGGCGCGCGGCGGCGTCTTGTCTTCGGGTTCGACAGTTACTGCGGTCATGGCTCAGCCCTTGTTGTCGGCAATGCGCACGCGCGGATCGAGCATGCTGTAGATGATGTCCACCACCAGGTTGATCAGGATGAACAGCGTCACGATCACCATCAGGTAGGCGACGATCACCGGCCGGTCCAGCAGCTGGATCGAGTCGATGATGAGCTTGCCCATGCCGGGCCAGGCGAAGATGGTCTCGGTCACGATCGCAAAGGCGATGATCGAGCCGAACTGCAGCGCGATCACGGTGACGATGGGGATCAGGATGTTCTTCAGCACGTGCACGCCGACGATGCGGGTGTTGGACAAGCCCTTGGCGCGCGCGAACTTGACGTAGTCCTGCAGCATCGCCTCCTGCGTGCCGGCGCGCGTGAGCCGGATCACCATGGCGATGTTGAGCAGCGACAGCGTCACGGCGGGCAAGATCAGGTGGCGGATCCCGTCCGCGGTCAGGAAGCTGAGCGGGATGCCCAGCACGCGCACGGTCTCGCCGCGGCCGTTGGACGGCAGCCAGCCCAGCTGCACCGCGAACACCATGATCAGCATCAGCCCGACCCAGAAGGTGGGCAGCGAGAAGCCGAGGATCGACACCGTCATGATCGACTTGCCGGCAATGCCCTTGGGCCGCAGCCCGGCCCACAGGCCCAGCGGGATGCCCAGCACGATCGCCAGCAGGATCG from Cupriavidus taiwanensis encodes:
- a CDS encoding ABC transporter permease, which gives rise to MTAVTVEPEDKTPPRAAAREQSPWRRFAAEFFASKIAVAGLATLVTIILIAIFAPWLAPQNPYDLATLDVLDARLAPGEQAGSGMTFLLGSDEQGRDILSAVMYGLRISIGVGVVSTLIALLLGATLGLLAGFLGGRTEAFIMRVADLQLSFPPILLALILLAFLRPGLGNIVIALVAVQWAYYARTTRSAALVERRKEYIEAATCLGLPPARIMFRHLLPNCLPPLIVIAALQVASAITLEATLSFLGLGVPITEPSLGSLISNGQQYMLSGKYWISFFPGIALVVTIVAMNLVADQLRDVLNPRLQTQ
- a CDS encoding ABC transporter permease; its protein translation is MLVFIIRRLMQSVVVLFVMSLLVFLGVFAIGNPVDILINPQADQEDIKRTIAALGLDKPLWEQYWVFLQNALQGNLGTSFAHGTPALKLIFERMPATMELAVCAILLAIVLGIPLGLWAGLRPKGIAGKSIMTVSILGFSLPTFWVGLMLIMVFAVQLGWLPSNGRGETVRVLGIPLSFLTADGIRHLILPAVTLSLLNIAMVIRLTRAGTQEAMLQDYVKFARAKGLSNTRIVGVHVLKNILIPIVTVIALQFGSIIAFAIVTETIFAWPGMGKLIIDSIQLLDRPVIVAYLMVIVTLFILINLVVDIIYSMLDPRVRIADNKG